The Candidatus Atribacteria bacterium genome contains the following window.
AATTCTGCTAATCGTGAATAAGCCCAGATGACTACGAAAGCAGTCACAATTATGATCACTCCTAATACTGCTGCTTGATCCCATTCCTGATATAGGGTAGCCATGATGTGCATCCGTCCTGCCATTGATGAAGGATATATCGGCCCGGCAACACTACATATCGGGAAATCTCCAAAGGCCTTAATAAACATAAGGATCATAGAAACTAATATACCTGGCATTGCTAAGGGTATATACATCCTAAACAATATGGACCAGTATCCTGCCCCCAGATTTTTCGCCGCATCGATGGTATCATCCCTAATCGATGCTAAGGATGCCATCACAATCAGTAGCACAAAGGGTAGATTCTTCCATATCTGAATAAAAACCACTCCCCAGCCAAATTTGTCATTGAGCATACGTAATGATTCATCGATTATATTAAGACGCATAAGTAAAGTATTTACCAGCCCATGGTAGGAAATCAGGTTAAGGATAAGAAAAGCAGCCACTAAAGCGGGTATAAAGAGCGGCACTTTGATAATAGAACCTAAGATTCCTTTCCCAGTTCCGCCCTTTCTAAAAAACAAAGCTATAGGAAAGGCAACAACCACGGTACCTATTGAACTTAAAAGACCCATCTTAAGAGAAAAGAAGAGAGAATCCATGGACTCTCTACTTAGTAATATTGCTTTCCAATTTTCTAAGGTAAACACTGATTTTCCGGTAATACTAAAGAGGCCAAAGCTTTGCATGAGGGTTAGAAAAATGGATGACCCGATAAACAAGAGGATGAATCCCACGCCCGGAAAAAGCATAAGGATATTTGTTGGTGAAATCTCCTTTTCCTTCATCTTTTACCTCCTCAAGATGCTGAAAACGTCCTCGGGAATACTAAACTCTATGATATCTCCGGTGACAAATCTCCTGGATTCATCAGTCTGGGCACGTATCTTATTTCCTTGAACTTCCATGAAGATATCGGTAATATTTCCCATAAAAACAGCTTGCAGAACTTGCCCTTTGACTCTATTCGGTGCTCCTGGGGTATAGATCTTCATATCCTCAGGCCGCCAGACAAACTTCATAGTTTTGCTCGCTTCGGGTAGTTTCTGGTTCTTTGAGGTAATAGTTATCTTTCCAAAAGGAGCTTCAACAATATAGCGGTTCCTATCCCTTTTAACTATTGTTCCTTCATAGATATTCGCAAGACCGATAAATCCAGCTACAAAACTGGTTTCGGGAGTTCGATAGATGGTATAGGGATCTCCCAATTGTTCAATATGACCTCGATTCATAACCACAATCCTGTCTGATATCGCCAAAGCCTCATCCTGGTCATGAGTCACATATAGAGATGTTATTCCCAGCCGTTTTTGCATCTCTCTTATCTCTACTCTTACTTGAACACGCAACTTGGCATCCAGGTTAGAAAGCGGCTCATCAAAAAGAAGAATCTGAGGTTCGGTTACAATAGCTCTTGCCAGGGCAACCCGCTGCTGCTGTCCTCCAGACAGCTGCCCGGGTTTGCGTTTTTCCAAATTCTCAATTCCCAGCATTTTCATTATTTTTAAGATTTTATTTTTCTGTTCCTTTTGAGGAATTTTTTTCATTTTTAATCCGAAGCTTATATTGTCCCAGACGGACATATGGGGGAATAAAGCATAGGATTGGAAGCACATAGCGGTATTCCGTTTATTTGGAGGAATATTGTTCATGATCTTGTCTCCAAAAAATATCTCACCCCCGTCAGGATTGCAGAATCCTGCAATAGCCCTCAAAGTAGTTGTCTTTCCACAGCCTGAAGGACCGAGTAGGGTGACAAATTCACCATCAGCCACCTCTAAACTTATATTATCCACAGCCAGGACTTCATTGAATCTTTTGGTTAAGTTTACAATCCTCAGCTTTGACACAAAACTCCCCCATTCGTATAAAATTTAATAAAGTGTACGTCTTTCCTTGTGGTATAGATCTCTATAATATCTTTTAATGATAAGCACAAATCATTTTAAAGTTCTCATTCAAACCCCAAACAGTCTATGCTGTCAGGGGATGATTCATCCCCTGACAGCGCTTTTGTTTGTGGAGGCTGAATTTCCGTTAAGCCTCCACCTTCTCGCTTTTACCTTCCTTTTTTCAACAGGTTTTGGATAGCTTGTACTCTATTTCATCAAGACATTCTTGACGAATTCAGAAATCATGAAGCTTTTATAAGGTGCGGGGAACCATGCAATTGCATTATTCGCTCTATCTTCTTCGGTTAATAGCGTTCCTTCTAAAGCAATATCGGTTCTTGCAGGATAAGCACCCACCATTTCGAACTTCTTAAGCTGCTGCTCTTTTGTGGTGATATGATAGATAAAAAGCGCACCAGCGGCCTTGTTCGGTGCGTTCTTAAGCAAGCCCATGGTATCTCCACCACCAGCCGCCCCCATTTTAGGAATATACATTTTGGCTCTGGCAAAGATGTTTCCTTTATTCATCATATCTTTGACATTATCATCCCAACCAAAGGTCATAGCCATTTCTCCGTCATTGATCCTGATGATGGAGTCATTGTTTGATACAGTAAAGGTTAGCTTATCTTCACGATCGTTGACCCACTTCCAAGCCAGGTTCCAATTCGCTACCTTCTCTGGAACCACATCTGTGTCACCTTTATATTTATCTAAACCTCCCGTAGTTTCTTTGATTAATGTGTGAACGAAGGATTGGCCGGAACCACCTTTTGAAGGATCATTGAAACCAAATTTCTTGGGGTTGGCATCTATCCAAGCCTCGAGTTCTGCCCAAGTCTGGGGCGGATTGGAAACACGTTCCGGATCATAAAGGATACCGGTCTGATTCCTATGGAAGGGAGTGAGATATCCCTTAGTTAACACACCCTCTTGAACTTCCCAAAGAGACGGAGCCAGTTTGTCTGCATCGGGTATCACGTTTTTCATGGGTCCGGTGAACAAACCCAGATCCATACTAGTCTTTACCCACTGTCCTCCAACAATCATTACGTCGATTGTACCAACGGCACGATCCTTTTCCGATATTGCTTTATTGAAGTTAGCTGTCGAATCCCCGATAATCAAATTGACTTTAATACCGTATTGCTTCTCAAAATCCTGAGCTGCTTCTTTAAAATAGTCTGGAAAATACCAGGCATAGAATGTTACCTGCCCTTCCTCCTTGGCAGCAGTAACTATCTCATCCCAGCTGGCTTTCTGCAGGTCAATTTCCTGAGCAACTACGGTAAAAGTAATTCCAGAAAGAAACACAACCAAACATAAAAATAGCATAAAGAATGCTAAACGACTTTTTAAATTAATTTCCATTTTTACCTCCTAAAAATATTTTGAAATCTTAAAAACATTTAGAGAAAATTTTACGCTTAAATCTCACCTCCTTTGATTAGTCCCCGTGTATTTTGACGGACATTTTTCAGTTATGAGTACAGGGAGCTTTTAGGTTGTTAAATATTGAATGCGAACGATTGCATAAAATAATTTAAATGGATAAAATACTTTTCTTTGGTTTATCCTGATAAGTTCACATCTTTTGATTTCTAATTATCTAAGTTTGCACAACTTTATTGCTATTCAATGGTTACATGCTGAGTTCATCAATAAAAATTTAAAATGGTGACAAAAATAAGAATTCATTTTCGGTGGATTTTTATAATTATAGGGCTATATATAATTATGCATTCGATTGCAGGTTGTTTTATTTTATAATAAAATTGTTTTCTTGTCAAAAAAAATTTAAAGTAAATTTCTTCATCTTGTTTTTAAAATATTTATTTAGAAAATAACACTTCAAAAATAATGGTCTTTATTTCTTTTGGTTTAAGCTCTATTTCTATTCCATTGTTATAGGGCAATTCTTCTTCATAACTTTCATCCAACTTACCTATAAATACTTTATGAATATTAAATCCAAACTTGATTTTTCCGGTGGTCTCTCTATCGGTAGGATTATAAACCCTGACTAACAGTTTATCTTCGAATTCATGCTTTTTAAGGGCACTAATCACTAAATAGCCACCTTCTAATTCTATAAAACTATATTTATCTAAAAAATTTCCTGGTTGGTTCTTTAATTGCTTAGTTAA
Protein-coding sequences here:
- a CDS encoding ABC transporter permease subunit, yielding MKEKEISPTNILMLFPGVGFILLFIGSSIFLTLMQSFGLFSITGKSVFTLENWKAILLSRESMDSLFFSLKMGLLSSIGTVVVAFPIALFFRKGGTGKGILGSIIKVPLFIPALVAAFLILNLISYHGLVNTLLMRLNIIDESLRMLNDKFGWGVVFIQIWKNLPFVLLIVMASLASIRDDTIDAAKNLGAGYWSILFRMYIPLAMPGILVSMILMFIKAFGDFPICSVAGPIYPSSMAGRMHIMATLYQEWDQAAVLGVIIIVTAFVVIWAYSRLAEFVKGEA
- a CDS encoding ABC transporter ATP-binding protein, translating into MSKLRIVNLTKRFNEVLAVDNISLEVADGEFVTLLGPSGCGKTTTLRAIAGFCNPDGGEIFFGDKIMNNIPPNKRNTAMCFQSYALFPHMSVWDNISFGLKMKKIPQKEQKNKILKIMKMLGIENLEKRKPGQLSGGQQQRVALARAIVTEPQILLFDEPLSNLDAKLRVQVRVEIREMQKRLGITSLYVTHDQDEALAISDRIVVMNRGHIEQLGDPYTIYRTPETSFVAGFIGLANIYEGTIVKRDRNRYIVEAPFGKITITSKNQKLPEASKTMKFVWRPEDMKIYTPGAPNRVKGQVLQAVFMGNITDIFMEVQGNKIRAQTDESRRFVTGDIIEFSIPEDVFSILRR
- a CDS encoding extracellular solute-binding protein: MEINLKSRLAFFMLFLCLVVFLSGITFTVVAQEIDLQKASWDEIVTAAKEEGQVTFYAWYFPDYFKEAAQDFEKQYGIKVNLIIGDSTANFNKAISEKDRAVGTIDVMIVGGQWVKTSMDLGLFTGPMKNVIPDADKLAPSLWEVQEGVLTKGYLTPFHRNQTGILYDPERVSNPPQTWAELEAWIDANPKKFGFNDPSKGGSGQSFVHTLIKETTGGLDKYKGDTDVVPEKVANWNLAWKWVNDREDKLTFTVSNNDSIIRINDGEMAMTFGWDDNVKDMMNKGNIFARAKMYIPKMGAAGGGDTMGLLKNAPNKAAGALFIYHITTKEQQLKKFEMVGAYPARTDIALEGTLLTEEDRANNAIAWFPAPYKSFMISEFVKNVLMK